A stretch of Ischnura elegans chromosome 4, ioIscEleg1.1, whole genome shotgun sequence DNA encodes these proteins:
- the LOC124157734 gene encoding uncharacterized protein LOC124157734 — MERTTLRALLVFSLVLIMTGDCYWLIANVVRAVSGIDITSNSPTFRKNSLSRMDSTSKFSDLKTSSLGQSTEGGDKPSSMGMATLVGKHRNRKKNTQLEEDDEETHAAMDALHASLRAKLLDTMKNSCLPKLICELNATPNKDKLTESERALLSLIRETSISTRAETPSKYHFAAHMGLLISGVEGTGCYNFFPSCPFPGLQVLNMMKKIRITGI, encoded by the exons ATGGAAAGAACGACCCTTCGAGCGCTACTTGTGTTTTCTCTGGTCTTAATAATGACCGGGGATTGCTACTGGCTGATAGCAAACGTCGTGCGAGCTGTGAGCGGTATTGATATCACCTCAAACAGTCCGACTTTTCGCAAAAATTCGTTGTCCCGAATGGATTCCACCTCAAAGTTTTCAGATTTGAAGACGTCGTCCCTTGGGCAGAGCACCGAAGGCGGAGATAAACCTTCGAGCATGGGGATGGCCACCCTCGTCGGAAAACATCGTAATCGGAAGAAAAACACTCAGCTCGAGGAAGATGACGAAGAGACCCATGCTGCCATGGATGCACTGC ATGCATCACTACGTGCAAAGCTGTTGGATACAATGAAGAATTCATGCTTGCCAAAGTTGATATGTGAATTGAATGCAACGCCTAACAAAGACAAGCTGACAGAGTCTGAGAGGGCCTTACTTTCTCTTATAAG AGAAACCAGCATCAGTACCAGAGCTGAGACTCCATCCAAATATCACTTTGCTGCTCACATGGGCCTGCTCATCTCCGGTGTGGAGGGGACGGGCTGTTACAACTTCTTTCCATCATGCCCATTCCCTGGACTTCAAGTGCTCAATATGATGAAAAAGATCAGAATAACAGGAATCTAA
- the LOC124156886 gene encoding uncharacterized protein LOC124156886 produces the protein MRWLHWSDILPLLAVLLTFGLEVYSEDNSVQISPQVNTPAIEFPVQLIGFPVIIVAVRLSNFVKKLAYSLNPRTYVKRSKRGALAAGHAGHHQPQAHVIEDLDPSKVEEQLVKEMGTDVCVYEKVCEEYAMTKEVAEHEGQNTVIDWPEVVSKYELTPEKSKKFYLLSVFLGDIVASPKLCHELVKRGRACTT, from the exons ATGCGGTGGCTTCATTGGAGCGATATTCTGCCACTCTTGGCCGTTCTACTCACATTTGGCCTGGAAGTGTACTCAGAAGACAACTCCGTCCAGATTAGTCCACAAGTAAACACCCCAGCCATCGAGTTCCCCGTGCAGCTCATTGGATTTCCAGTGATCATCGTTGCGGTGCGACTGTCGAATTTCGTCAAGAAATTGGCTTACTCCTTGAATCCGA GGACCTACGTGAAGAGGTCAAAGCGCGGGGCCCTGGCCGCGGGTCACGCGGGCCACCATCAACCCCAGGCTCACGTGATCGAGGACTTGGACCCATCCAAAGTGGAGGAGCAGCTGGTGAAGGAGATGGGCACGGACGTGTGCGTTTACGAGAAGGTGTGCGAGGAATACGCCATGACCAAGGAGGTTGCCGAGCACGAGGGCCAGAACACTGTTATCGACTGGCCAGAGGTCGTGAG CAAATACGAGTTAACGCCAGAAAAATCCAAGAAATTTTACCTTCTGAGCGTGTTCCTGGGAGATATTGTAGCCTCACCAAAACTTTGCCATGAATTAGTAAAAAGAGGAAGGGCCTGCACAACTTAA